The following proteins come from a genomic window of Pseudomonas syringae:
- a CDS encoding class I SAM-dependent rRNA methyltransferase: protein MSSLNQALSVALDNRESLLAELHLQGTDCYRLFHGSQEGASGLTIDRYGPQLLVQSFHTGLERDALLELHAQVNARLGLETLLVYNDRSQGNSRVDRQDAIYKADEAALADHVGHEWGLNYRVRGRHAGQDPLLFLDLRNTRGWVRQHSAGKSVLNLFAYTCGVGLSAAAGGASEVCNLDFAEGNLAVGRENGALNPQLPTMQFIQSDYFPAIRQLAGLPVAARRSQKLPSHVKLDQRQYDLVLLDPPAWAKSAFGTVDLLRDYQSLLKPALLTTADDGVLICCNNLAKVSMQDWREQVLRCASKAGRPVRDWQMMQPAEDFPSKDGQPPLKTLILQL, encoded by the coding sequence ATGTCTTCCTTGAATCAGGCGCTCAGCGTCGCCCTCGACAACCGTGAGTCGCTGCTTGCCGAACTGCACCTGCAAGGCACCGACTGCTATCGCCTGTTTCACGGCAGTCAGGAAGGCGCCAGCGGCTTGACCATCGATCGCTACGGCCCGCAATTGCTGGTGCAGAGTTTTCACACGGGGCTGGAACGCGACGCGTTGCTTGAGCTGCATGCACAGGTCAATGCGCGTCTGGGCCTGGAGACGCTGCTGGTCTATAACGACCGCTCACAAGGCAACTCGCGGGTAGATCGTCAGGATGCCATCTACAAGGCGGACGAAGCGGCGCTGGCAGACCATGTCGGTCACGAGTGGGGGCTCAATTACCGAGTCCGCGGGCGGCATGCCGGGCAAGACCCGTTGCTGTTTCTCGATCTGCGCAACACCCGGGGCTGGGTCAGGCAGCACAGTGCGGGCAAGAGTGTGCTGAACCTGTTCGCCTACACCTGTGGCGTGGGTCTGAGTGCCGCAGCCGGTGGCGCGAGCGAAGTGTGCAACCTGGATTTTGCCGAGGGCAACCTCGCGGTGGGCCGTGAAAACGGTGCACTCAACCCGCAATTACCGACCATGCAATTCATCCAGTCGGATTACTTCCCGGCCATCCGCCAACTCGCCGGCCTGCCAGTCGCCGCCCGGCGCAGCCAGAAGCTGCCGAGCCACGTAAAGCTGGATCAGCGCCAATACGACCTGGTTCTGCTGGACCCGCCCGCCTGGGCTAAAAGCGCGTTCGGCACGGTCGATCTGTTGCGCGATTATCAAAGCCTGCTCAAACCTGCGCTGCTCACTACGGCAGACGATGGCGTGCTGATCTGCTGCAACAATCTGGCGAAGGTCAGCATGCAGGACTGGCGCGAGCAGGTCTTGCGCTGCGCCAGCAAGGCCGGCCGTCCGGTGCGCGACTGGCAGATGATGCAACCTGCTGAAGACTTTCCGTCGAAGGACGGTCAACCGCCACTGAAAAC
- a CDS encoding alkaline phosphatase D family protein, producing MSQFDLKRRRVIQAVGTVGAGLLLPGVAPAVIASVQDRPKMTDGVQSGDVFGDKAIVWSRSDRPARMVVEWDTRSMFTQPRRVVSALADQRTDFTARVELSGLPVDQAIFYRVSFEDAQSGVASEPWFGHLRSTPQQRRDIRFVWSGDTVGQGFGINPDIGGMRIYEAMRLRLPDFFIHSGDTIYADGPVPEQLTTEGGRIWRNITTEAKSKVAETLDEYRGNYRYNLLDENLRRFNAEVPQVWQWDDHEVTNNWSPSKQLDDRYKVKDIQLLSSRARQAYLEYAPLRLQAADNGGRIYRKIPYGPMLDVFVLDMRSYRDGNDANLADKPGPTTAFMGREQLDWLKRELNSSRAQWKVIAADMPIGLGVPDGEVSPGVARWEAIANGNDGPALGRELEVAELLAYLRTQKIRDCVWLTADVHYCAAHHYQPDRAVFQDFDPFWEFVAGPLNAGSYGPNVLDKTFGPELVFQKAPPAQNTSPFAGYQFFGEVNIDGQTGEMTVALRDLDGVSVFERKLQPVKEVSRIV from the coding sequence GTGAGCCAGTTCGATCTCAAGCGTCGTCGTGTCATTCAGGCCGTCGGGACCGTGGGTGCCGGTCTGCTGTTACCCGGTGTTGCACCGGCGGTCATTGCCTCGGTGCAGGACCGCCCGAAAATGACTGACGGCGTGCAGTCCGGCGATGTGTTTGGCGACAAGGCGATCGTCTGGAGCCGCAGCGACCGGCCTGCGCGCATGGTCGTCGAGTGGGACACGCGCAGCATGTTCACCCAGCCACGGCGTGTGGTGTCGGCGCTGGCTGATCAGCGCACCGACTTCACGGCGCGCGTCGAGCTGAGCGGATTGCCGGTCGATCAGGCGATTTTCTACCGCGTTTCGTTCGAGGATGCCCAGAGCGGTGTTGCCAGCGAACCCTGGTTCGGCCATTTGCGCAGCACGCCACAACAGCGTCGTGACATCCGCTTCGTCTGGAGTGGCGATACGGTGGGGCAGGGTTTCGGTATCAACCCTGACATCGGTGGCATGCGCATTTACGAAGCCATGCGCCTGCGCTTGCCGGACTTCTTTATCCACAGCGGCGACACCATCTACGCCGACGGCCCGGTGCCGGAGCAGCTCACCACCGAAGGCGGGCGGATCTGGCGCAACATCACCACCGAGGCGAAAAGCAAGGTGGCGGAGACGCTGGACGAATACCGGGGCAATTACCGTTACAACCTGCTGGATGAAAACCTGCGTCGTTTCAATGCTGAAGTGCCGCAGGTCTGGCAGTGGGACGATCACGAGGTGACCAATAACTGGTCGCCCAGCAAGCAGCTCGATGACCGCTACAAGGTCAAGGACATCCAGTTGCTGTCCTCCCGCGCACGTCAGGCATATCTGGAGTACGCACCGTTGCGCCTGCAAGCGGCGGATAACGGCGGGCGTATTTATCGCAAAATTCCCTATGGCCCGATGCTCGACGTGTTCGTTCTCGACATGCGCAGCTACCGCGACGGCAACGATGCCAATCTGGCCGACAAACCTGGTCCGACCACCGCGTTCATGGGCCGTGAACAACTGGACTGGCTCAAGCGCGAGCTCAACAGCTCGCGCGCGCAGTGGAAAGTGATCGCCGCAGACATGCCCATCGGCCTTGGCGTGCCGGATGGCGAGGTGAGCCCCGGGGTCGCGCGTTGGGAGGCCATCGCCAACGGCAATGATGGACCGGCGCTGGGGCGTGAGCTGGAGGTCGCCGAATTGCTGGCGTATCTGCGTACGCAGAAAATTCGCGATTGCGTGTGGCTGACAGCCGATGTGCATTACTGCGCTGCGCATCATTACCAACCGGATCGGGCGGTGTTTCAGGATTTCGATCCGTTCTGGGAGTTCGTGGCCGGGCCATTGAATGCGGGCAGTTACGGTCCCAACGTGCTGGACAAGACGTTCGGGCCTGAGCTGGTGTTCCAGAAAGCGCCTCCTGCGCAGAATACTTCGCCGTTTGCGGGTTATCAGTTCTTTGGCGAAGTGAACATCGATGGGCAAACCGGTGAGATGACGGTCGCTCTGCGGGATCTGGATGGGGTGTCGGTGTTCGAGCGCAAGCTACAGCCTGTGAAAGAGGTCAGCCGAATCGTCTGA
- a CDS encoding AEC family transporter codes for MLAIFLETLNITAPVFAMLFLGVFLRRIGAINDGFIVAASGLVFNVTMPALLFLGIIHADLRTALQPKLLIFFSLATLLSFAFAWVWAVWRCPYEERGIYVQGAFRGNNGVIGLALAASMYGSYGISLGAILAALVIVFYNTLSTVVLAVYSPVIKSDPWSIFKSVLANPLIISVIIASPFAYFSIGLPKWLETSGSYLAQMTLPLALICIGGTLSLASLRKSGKLAVSASVMKMVALPVLCTLAAWLVGFRGAELGILFLYFGSPTAAASYIMARTANGNYELAAAIIVITTLAAAVTTNVGIFILQWGGWI; via the coding sequence ATGCTGGCTATCTTTCTCGAAACCCTGAACATCACCGCTCCGGTATTCGCCATGCTGTTTCTGGGCGTGTTCCTCAGGCGTATCGGCGCGATCAACGACGGGTTCATCGTTGCGGCTTCAGGGCTGGTGTTCAATGTCACCATGCCGGCATTGCTGTTTCTGGGCATCATTCACGCGGACCTGCGCACGGCACTGCAGCCTAAACTGCTGATTTTTTTCAGCCTTGCCACGCTGCTGAGTTTCGCATTCGCCTGGGTCTGGGCCGTCTGGCGTTGCCCGTACGAAGAGCGTGGCATCTACGTTCAGGGCGCGTTCCGTGGCAATAACGGCGTGATCGGCCTGGCCCTGGCGGCCAGCATGTATGGCTCGTACGGCATCTCGCTGGGTGCCATCCTCGCGGCACTGGTCATCGTGTTCTACAACACGCTGTCGACTGTGGTGCTGGCGGTCTACAGCCCGGTGATCAAGTCCGATCCATGGAGCATTTTCAAGAGCGTGTTGGCCAACCCGCTGATCATCAGCGTGATCATTGCCTCGCCCTTTGCTTATTTCAGCATCGGCCTGCCCAAATGGCTGGAAACTTCCGGTAGTTATCTGGCGCAGATGACGCTGCCTTTGGCGCTGATCTGTATCGGCGGCACGCTGTCGCTGGCGTCACTTCGCAAGAGCGGCAAACTGGCCGTCAGTGCCAGCGTCATGAAAATGGTCGCGTTGCCGGTGCTCTGCACGCTGGCCGCATGGCTGGTTGGCTTTCGCGGTGCAGAGCTGGGGATTCTGTTTCTGTATTTCGGCAGCCCGACCGCCGCCGCCAGTTACATCATGGCGCGCACGGCAAACGGCAATTATGAACTGGCGGCGGCAATCATCGTGATCACCACGCTGGCCGCCGCAGTCACCACCAACGTGGGGATTTTCATCCTGCAATGGGGTGGCTGGATCTAG
- a CDS encoding carboxymuconolactone decarboxylase family protein: protein MTDNTISEGEQIRRQVMGDVYVDRALGNATDFSQPLQDFVNEHAWGSVWSRDGLPLKTRSLITLATLTALKCPQELKGHVRGALNNGCTVIEIREALLHCAVYAGVPAAIDAFRAAQEVIDSYVKAD from the coding sequence ATGACAGACAACACGATCAGCGAAGGCGAACAGATCCGCCGCCAGGTAATGGGCGATGTCTACGTCGACCGCGCACTGGGCAATGCCACCGATTTCAGCCAGCCCTTGCAGGACTTCGTCAACGAACACGCATGGGGTAGCGTCTGGAGCCGTGACGGCCTGCCGCTGAAAACCCGCAGCCTGATCACCCTGGCGACCCTCACCGCCCTCAAATGCCCGCAAGAGCTGAAAGGCCATGTGCGGGGTGCGCTGAACAACGGTTGCACCGTCATAGAAATTCGCGAAGCGCTGCTGCACTGCGCGGTGTACGCCGGGGTGCCCGCAGCCATCGATGCGTTTCGTGCGGCTCAGGAAGTAATCGACAGTTACGTCAAAGCGGACTAG
- a CDS encoding calcium/sodium antiporter: MFGGFLLLLIGADLSVRAAVHLAAIFKVRPLIIGLTVVAMGTSAPQMAVSLQAAFSDNTDIAVGSVIGGNIFNVLVILGLCALIIPLRVARQVLHIDIPLMIGACLLAIGLSWNGEFSTLDGIVLLAGLLVCLFVIVRQGGHSPRHGHADITEKPRTLSRMFMLAAGLLMLTAGGHLLVNASVVIAIHLGLSERIIGLTVIAIGTSLPALMASLIAALRGERDIAVGNVIGSNLFNLLGVLGVTALVAPLPLTISPNALVFDLPIMLGVSLLCVPLFYSGYRIDRIEGLLLLALYLTYGLHIVSISTGMTLAERLEGWMLTLVLPLLGIIVAWRTVRAWRRQH; the protein is encoded by the coding sequence ATGTTCGGCGGCTTTCTTCTCCTGCTGATCGGGGCGGATCTGTCAGTGCGCGCGGCCGTGCATCTGGCCGCCATTTTCAAGGTCAGGCCATTGATCATCGGCCTGACCGTCGTGGCGATGGGCACCAGCGCCCCGCAAATGGCCGTCAGCCTGCAAGCTGCCTTCTCGGACAATACCGACATTGCGGTGGGCAGTGTCATCGGCGGCAACATCTTCAATGTGCTGGTGATCCTTGGCCTGTGCGCCTTGATCATTCCGTTGCGGGTGGCGCGGCAGGTGTTGCATATCGACATACCGCTGATGATCGGCGCGTGCCTGCTGGCTATCGGCCTGTCATGGAACGGCGAGTTCAGCACGCTCGACGGTATCGTGCTGCTGGCCGGATTGCTGGTCTGCCTGTTCGTCATCGTGCGCCAGGGAGGCCATAGTCCGCGCCACGGTCATGCCGACATCACGGAAAAGCCTCGCACTCTTTCGCGCATGTTCATGCTCGCCGCTGGCTTGCTGATGCTGACCGCGGGCGGGCACTTGCTGGTCAATGCGTCGGTGGTGATTGCCATCCATCTGGGGCTGTCCGAGCGCATTATCGGACTGACCGTGATCGCCATCGGAACCTCGCTGCCCGCACTGATGGCCTCGCTAATTGCAGCACTGCGTGGTGAACGCGACATTGCCGTCGGCAACGTGATCGGCAGTAACCTGTTCAATCTGCTCGGGGTGCTGGGCGTGACCGCACTGGTTGCGCCACTGCCCCTGACAATCTCGCCTAACGCGCTGGTGTTCGATTTGCCAATCATGCTGGGCGTGTCACTGCTGTGTGTGCCGCTGTTTTATTCCGGCTACCGGATAGACCGCATCGAAGGCCTGCTGCTGTTGGCGTTGTACCTGACCTACGGGCTGCACATCGTGTCGATCAGTACCGGCATGACACTCGCCGAAAGGCTCGAAGGCTGGATGCTCACGCTGGTTCTACCGCTATTGGGCATCATTGTTGCCTGGCGCACCGTGCGTGCCTGGCGACGCCAGCACTGA
- a CDS encoding septal ring lytic transglycosylase RlpA family protein has product MRRLIFACSLLTLLAGCANHIIDPHGYDETGTAAYYGARHHGNRTASGEPFNQNALTAAHRQLPFGTRVRVTNLNNDKSVVVRVNDRGPHTRGRLIDVSREAAEQLGMLRSGTAPVRVQALD; this is encoded by the coding sequence ATGCGCCGACTTATTTTTGCCTGCAGCCTGCTGACCTTACTGGCCGGCTGCGCCAATCACATCATCGACCCTCACGGTTACGACGAGACCGGCACCGCCGCCTATTACGGCGCTCGCCATCATGGCAACCGCACGGCCAGCGGCGAGCCTTTCAATCAGAATGCCCTGACCGCCGCTCACCGGCAGTTGCCGTTTGGCACGCGGGTCAGGGTCACCAACCTGAACAACGACAAGTCAGTGGTCGTCCGCGTCAATGATCGCGGCCCTCACACGCGTGGCAGATTGATCGATGTCTCTCGCGAAGCAGCCGAACAACTGGGTATGCTGCGCAGCGGCACGGCGCCTGTCCGCGTTCAGGCCCTCGACTAA
- the gatB gene encoding Asp-tRNA(Asn)/Glu-tRNA(Gln) amidotransferase subunit GatB, giving the protein MQWEVVIGLEIHTQLSTQSKIFSGSATTFGSEPNTQASLVDLGMPGVLPVLNKEAVRMAVKFGLAVDAEIGQHNVFARKNYFYPDLPKGYQISQMELPIVGKGHLDITLEDGTVKRIGITRAHLEEDAGKSLHEDFQGMTGIDLNRAGTPLLEIVSEPDMRSAKEAVAYVKAIHAIVRYLGICDGNMAEGSLRCDCNVSIRPKGQVEFGTRCEIKNVNSFRFIEKAINSEIQRQIDLIEDGGKVIQQTRLYDPNTNETRAMRSKEEANDYRYFPDPDLLPVIIEDSFLEETRATLPELPPQKRERFQSQFGLSTYDASVLASSREQADYFEKVVSISGDAKLAANWVMVELGSLLNKQGVEIEQSPVSAEQLGGMLKRITDNTISGKIAKMVFEAMANGEGSADEVIEKRGLKQVTDSGAIESMLDDVLAANAEQVEQYRAADEAKRGKMFGFFVGQAMKASKGKANPQQVNELLKAKLEG; this is encoded by the coding sequence ATGCAATGGGAAGTCGTCATCGGGCTGGAGATACATACCCAGCTTTCGACCCAATCAAAGATTTTTTCCGGTAGCGCCACCACGTTCGGCTCCGAGCCCAATACCCAGGCCAGCCTCGTTGATCTGGGCATGCCGGGTGTGTTGCCGGTGCTGAACAAGGAAGCCGTGCGCATGGCCGTCAAGTTCGGCCTGGCGGTGGATGCCGAAATCGGCCAGCACAACGTGTTTGCCCGCAAGAACTACTTCTACCCTGACCTGCCCAAGGGCTATCAGATCAGCCAGATGGAATTGCCGATCGTCGGCAAGGGCCACCTGGACATCACGCTGGAAGACGGCACGGTCAAGCGCATCGGCATCACCCGTGCGCACCTGGAAGAAGACGCAGGCAAGAGCCTGCACGAAGACTTCCAGGGCATGACCGGCATCGACCTGAACCGCGCTGGCACGCCGCTGCTGGAGATCGTTTCCGAGCCGGACATGCGCAGTGCCAAGGAAGCCGTGGCCTACGTCAAGGCCATCCACGCGATTGTCCGCTACCTGGGCATCTGCGACGGCAACATGGCCGAAGGCTCGCTGCGTTGCGACTGCAACGTGTCGATTCGCCCCAAGGGCCAAGTCGAGTTCGGCACCCGCTGCGAGATCAAGAACGTCAACTCGTTCCGCTTCATCGAGAAGGCGATCAACAGCGAGATCCAGCGCCAGATCGACCTGATCGAAGACGGCGGCAAGGTCATCCAGCAGACGCGTCTGTACGATCCGAACACCAACGAAACCCGCGCCATGCGCAGCAAGGAGGAAGCCAACGACTACCGTTACTTCCCCGACCCGGATCTGTTGCCGGTCATCATCGAGGATTCGTTCCTTGAGGAAACCCGCGCCACACTGCCGGAACTGCCACCGCAGAAACGCGAGCGCTTCCAGAGCCAGTTCGGCCTGTCGACCTACGACGCCAGCGTGCTGGCGTCGAGCCGCGAGCAGGCTGACTATTTCGAAAAAGTGGTCAGCATCAGCGGCGACGCCAAGCTGGCGGCCAACTGGGTCATGGTCGAGCTGGGCAGCCTGCTGAACAAGCAGGGGGTCGAGATCGAACAATCGCCCGTCAGCGCCGAACAACTGGGGGGCATGCTCAAGCGCATCACCGACAACACCATCTCGGGCAAGATCGCGAAAATGGTCTTCGAAGCGATGGCCAATGGTGAAGGCAGCGCCGATGAAGTCATAGAGAAGCGCGGCCTGAAGCAGGTAACCGACAGTGGCGCCATCGAATCGATGCTCGACGATGTACTGGCTGCCAATGCGGAACAGGTCGAACAGTATCGGGCGGCGGATGAAGCCAAGCGCGGCAAGATGTTCGGGTTCTTCGTCGGTCAGGCCATGAAAGCCTCCAAAGGCAAGGCTAACCCGCAGCAGGTCAACGAACTGCTGAAGGCCAAGCTGGAGGGCTGA
- the gatA gene encoding Asp-tRNA(Asn)/Glu-tRNA(Gln) amidotransferase subunit GatA, translating to MHQMTLAEIARGLAEKKFSSEELTRVLLSRIAQLDPQLNSFISLTEDLAITQAQAADARRAAGENGPLLGAPLAHKDLFCTQGIRTSCGSKMLDNFKAPYDATVVSKLASAGTVTLGKTNMDEFAMGSANESSHYGAVKNPWNLDCVPGGSSGGSAAAVAARLLPAATGTDTGGSIRQPAALTNLTGLKPTYGRVSRWGMIAYASSLDQAGPMARTAEDCALLLQGMAGFDAQDSTSIDEPVPDYSATLNTSLKGLRIGVPKEYFSAGLDPRIAQLVHESVKELEKLGAIVKEVSLPNLQHAIPAYYVIAPAEASSNLSRFDGVRFGYRCEDPKDLTDLYKRSRAEGFGPEVQRRIMVGAYALSAGYYDAYYLQAQKIRRLIKNDFMSAFAEVDVILGPTTPNPAWKIGAKNNDPIAEYLEDFYTITANLAGLPGLSMPAGFVEGLPVGVQLLAPYFQEGRLLNVAHQYQQVTDWHTRAPEGF from the coding sequence ATGCATCAAATGACTCTGGCCGAGATCGCTCGCGGACTCGCCGAAAAAAAATTCTCTTCTGAAGAGCTGACCCGTGTCCTGCTGTCGCGTATCGCACAGCTCGACCCGCAGCTCAACAGCTTCATCAGCCTCACCGAAGACCTGGCCATCACTCAGGCCCAGGCGGCAGATGCACGCCGCGCTGCCGGTGAGAACGGCCCGCTGCTCGGCGCTCCGCTGGCGCACAAGGACCTGTTCTGCACACAGGGCATCCGCACCAGTTGCGGCTCGAAGATGCTCGACAATTTCAAGGCCCCGTACGACGCTACGGTGGTGTCGAAGCTCGCTTCGGCGGGTACCGTCACGCTGGGCAAGACCAACATGGACGAATTCGCCATGGGTTCGGCCAACGAATCCAGCCACTACGGCGCGGTGAAAAACCCGTGGAACCTCGACTGCGTTCCCGGTGGTTCGTCCGGCGGTTCGGCAGCGGCAGTGGCTGCCCGCCTGCTGCCCGCAGCGACCGGCACTGACACCGGCGGCTCGATTCGCCAGCCCGCGGCCCTGACCAACCTGACCGGCCTCAAGCCGACCTATGGTCGCGTATCGCGCTGGGGCATGATTGCCTACGCATCCAGCCTCGACCAGGCTGGCCCGATGGCGCGCACTGCCGAAGACTGCGCCCTGCTGCTGCAAGGCATGGCCGGTTTCGATGCGCAGGACTCCACCAGCATCGACGAGCCGGTTCCGGACTATTCCGCCACCCTCAATACCTCGCTCAAGGGCCTGCGTATCGGTGTACCCAAGGAGTATTTCAGCGCTGGCCTCGACCCGCGTATCGCGCAATTGGTCCACGAAAGCGTCAAGGAGCTGGAAAAACTCGGCGCCATCGTCAAGGAAGTCAGCCTGCCGAACCTGCAACATGCCATTCCGGCCTACTACGTCATCGCGCCGGCAGAGGCATCGTCCAACCTGTCGCGCTTCGACGGTGTGCGCTTCGGCTACCGCTGTGAAGACCCGAAAGACCTGACCGACCTGTACAAGCGCTCGCGCGCCGAAGGCTTTGGCCCGGAAGTCCAGCGACGCATCATGGTCGGCGCCTACGCGCTGTCGGCAGGCTACTACGACGCCTATTACCTGCAGGCGCAGAAGATCCGTCGCCTGATCAAGAACGATTTCATGAGCGCATTCGCCGAAGTCGACGTGATTCTCGGCCCGACCACGCCCAACCCGGCCTGGAAAATCGGCGCCAAGAACAACGACCCGATTGCCGAATACCTGGAAGATTTCTACACCATCACCGCCAACCTGGCGGGCCTGCCCGGTCTGTCCATGCCTGCGGGCTTTGTCGAGGGTCTGCCGGTCGGCGTGCAATTGCTCGCCCCGTATTTCCAGGAAGGCCGTCTCTTGAATGTGGCGCATCAGTATCAGCAAGTCACTGACTGGCACACTCGCGCACCTGAAGGCTTCTGA
- the gatC gene encoding Asp-tRNA(Asn)/Glu-tRNA(Gln) amidotransferase subunit GatC, with the protein MALERSDVEKIAHLARLGLNDADIPRTTEALNSILGLIDQMQAVDTTGIEPLAHPLEATQRLREDAVTERNRRDTYQAIAPAVQDGLYLVPKVIE; encoded by the coding sequence ATGGCGCTTGAACGCTCCGACGTGGAAAAGATCGCTCATCTGGCCAGACTTGGCCTTAATGACGCCGATATCCCGCGTACTACCGAAGCACTGAACAGCATTCTCGGTCTGATCGATCAGATGCAGGCGGTCGACACCACCGGCATCGAACCCTTGGCTCACCCGCTGGAAGCGACCCAGCGCCTGCGCGAAGACGCGGTAACCGAGCGAAATCGCCGCGACACTTACCAAGCCATCGCACCAGCGGTCCAGGATGGTCTGTATCTGGTTCCGAAAGTCATCGAGTAA
- the mreB gene encoding rod shape-determining protein MreB, producing MFKKLRGMFSSDLSIDLGTANTLIYVRERGIVLNEPSVVAIRTHGNQKSVVAVGTEAKRMLGRTPGNIAAIRPMKDGVIADFSVCEKMLQYFINKVHENSFLQPSPRVLICVPCKSTQVERRAIRESALGAGAREVFLIEEPMAAAIGAGLPVEEARGSMVVDIGGGTTEIALISLNGIVYAESVRVGGDRFDEAIITYVRRNYGSLIGESTAERIKQEIGTAYPGGEVREVDVRGRNLAEGVPRAFTLNSNEVLEALQESLATIVQAVKSALEQSPPELASDIAERGLVLTGGGALLRDLDKLLAQETGLPVIVAEDPLTCVARGGGRALEMMDKHTMDLLSSE from the coding sequence ATGTTCAAGAAACTGCGTGGCATGTTTTCCAGTGATCTATCCATCGACCTGGGCACTGCCAACACCCTTATTTACGTGCGTGAGCGCGGTATCGTTCTGAATGAACCCTCTGTCGTTGCCATTCGTACTCACGGCAACCAGAAGAGCGTCGTCGCTGTCGGTACCGAAGCCAAGCGCATGCTGGGCCGTACGCCAGGCAACATTGCAGCCATTCGCCCCATGAAAGACGGCGTTATCGCCGATTTCAGCGTCTGCGAAAAAATGTTGCAGTACTTCATCAACAAGGTCCATGAAAACAGCTTTCTGCAGCCCAGCCCTCGTGTGCTGATCTGCGTTCCGTGCAAATCCACTCAGGTTGAACGTCGCGCCATTCGCGAATCGGCTCTGGGTGCAGGTGCGCGCGAAGTATTTCTGATCGAAGAGCCAATGGCTGCAGCGATCGGTGCCGGTCTGCCGGTGGAAGAAGCCCGCGGTTCGATGGTTGTCGACATCGGTGGGGGCACCACCGAGATCGCCCTGATCTCCCTGAACGGTATTGTTTACGCCGAATCCGTGCGTGTGGGTGGCGACCGTTTCGATGAAGCGATCATCACCTACGTGCGTCGTAACTACGGCAGCCTGATCGGCGAATCCACAGCCGAGCGCATCAAGCAGGAAATCGGCACCGCCTACCCGGGTGGTGAAGTCCGCGAAGTCGACGTTCGCGGCCGTAACCTGGCTGAAGGCGTTCCACGTGCGTTCACCCTGAATTCCAATGAAGTGCTCGAAGCGCTTCAGGAGTCGCTGGCGACCATCGTTCAGGCGGTCAAGAGCGCGCTTGAGCAGTCGCCGCCGGAACTCGCTTCCGACATTGCCGAGCGTGGTCTGGTACTGACCGGTGGTGGCGCGTTGCTGCGGGATCTGGACAAACTGCTGGCTCAGGAAACCGGTCTGCCGGTGATCGTCGCCGAAGACCCGCTGACCTGTGTAGCGCGTGGCGGTGGCCGTGCGCTGGAAATGATGGATAAGCACACCATGGATCTGCTCTCCAGCGAGTAA